One Anolis carolinensis isolate JA03-04 chromosome 5, rAnoCar3.1.pri, whole genome shotgun sequence DNA segment encodes these proteins:
- the cdc42ep1 gene encoding cdc42 effector protein 1 translates to MSLGKLPVIGWVSGSHNKRRLKTELTPDMISPPLGDFRHTMHVGRGGDAFGDTSFLRNHGGEDAKPNNFFARTLRHVRRSPLRNRSSRNKDEDSPMPPAISPIIKNAVSLPQLNEGAYQNDGLGVKFAFKSTPNSFSDYGLESGFCTIPRVPRSEKSQESSHLAESTLTRSDSLLSFRLDLGPSLMSELLHVISSTGVSSQANREDEEKRGSQTSVSSDAISPLPLKSTWAEDSVSWRSGSLRANCEESRAGSSLWGQSGASSPLGHSLCTNGDSQSVELSQEGSPCSRGKSSELGAMPKETPWQGRQNDCNMEAREFSKAAQVLACHYGAGSTYQVGRQKQEEPRSQASWESPDTNTWRFKGGVPEWQEHKAGWHQREEEEEEEEEEEEFYRHGATVAREGFSDSFGYVDEEEEDEVKV, encoded by the exons atgagtCTTGGGAAGCTACCCGTGATAGGATGGGTGTCGGGTTCCCACAACAAGCGCCGCCTCAAAACAGAGCTGACGCCAGACATGATCAGCCCCCCTCTGGGGGACTTCCGCCACACCATGCATGTGGGCCGTGGCGGGGATGCCTTTGGGGACACTTCCTTCCTGAGGAACCATGGTGGTGAGGATGCCAAACCCAACAACTTCTTTGCCCGGACGCTGCGACATGTGCGGAGGAGCCCACTAAGGAACCGGAGTAGCCGAAATAAGGATGAGGACTCTCCAATGCCTCCGGCCATCTCACCCATCATCAAGAATGCTGTGTCGTTGCCACAGCTCAATGAGGGGGCCTACCAGAACGATGGGCTTGGGGTAAAGTTTGCCTTCAAGAGCACACCCAACAGCTTTTCTGACTATG GATTGGAATCTGGATTCTGCACCATCCCGCGTGTCCCTCGCTCAGAGAAGAGTCAGGAGAGCTCCCACCTTGCCGAATCGACACTGACACGTTCAGACTCCCTGCTGTCTTTCCGCCTCGACCTTGGACCCTCCCTCATGAGTGAACTTCTCCATGTCATCAGTTCCACAGGTGTCAGCAGCCAAGCCAACAGAGAGGACGAGGAAAAACGGGGGAGTCAAACGTCAGTCAGCAGTGATGCTATCTCGCCTCTTCCCCTGAAAAGCACCTGGGCAGAGGACTCTGTGTCTTGGAGATCGGGGTCGCTGCGAGCTAACTGTGAAGAAAGCAGAGCTGGATCAAGTTTGTGGGGCCAGTCTGGAGCCAGTTCGCCATTGGGCCATTCATTGTGTACCAATGGAGATTCTCAATCTGTAGAGCTTTCTCAGGAAGGGTCTCCCTGTTCTAGGGGGAAGAGCTCTGAACTGGGAGCAATGCCAAAAGAGACCCCTTGGCAAGGACGCCAGAATGACTGCAACATGGAAGCTAGAGAGTTCAGCAAAGCAGCACAAGTTTTAGCTTGCCATTATGGAGCAGGAAGCACCTATCAGGTTGGCAGACAAAAGCAAGAAGAGCCAAGGAGCCAAGCGTCATGGGAGAGCCCAGATACCAACACATGGCGCTTCAAGGGAGGGGTACCAGAGTGGCAGGAGCACAAGGCTGGATGGCAccagagggaagaggaggaggaggaagaagaggaggaggaggaattttaTAGACATGGGGCAACTGTTGCTAGAGAAGGGTTTAGTGATTCTTTTGGATATGTtgatgaggaagaagaagatgaagttAAGGTCTGA